The Carassius carassius chromosome 34, fCarCar2.1, whole genome shotgun sequence genome has a segment encoding these proteins:
- the LOC132114604 gene encoding endosome/lysosome-associated apoptosis and autophagy regulator 1-like isoform X1: MFLSHVLFTVVIFLLHLLLTKATELPSCKESDYHFEYTDCDVLGSRWRVAIPNKPETCTGLPDPVKGTHCTFSCNDGEFLDMRTQECQKCVAGTYSLGTGVAFDEWDTLPTDFISHGISINFGYTHTNCSNSTWIPKGDYIASNTDECTSTLSYAVSLKKPGSVSFQYFYPDNRMFFEFYVQNDQCQSTESQRRWMKISESDWDYHYVQLNSGNNVLYWRTTGFSMASNTAKPVLLKNIAISGVSYTSECFHCKPGTYSDKPGAARCIPCSANSYSNKGATACQPCEADKYSGIGSGSCLQRLPCTTTDYFYTHTPCDSSGQTQLMYKWIEPKICSETVEGAVQLPVSGEMMACPPCNPGFFSSNTCEPCPHGFYSNGTECSECPAGTEPDVGFEYKWWNKMPSNMRSSVFSSEYSSTERMTGWEVAGEYIYTTPSNQDSDYMMLTLTVPGYSLPHSLSEDNERVQLSRITFVFETKCTADCKLYFLAGKNEWSNIVESWPGTMGKQSYSYLIKSNNTVSFTWAFQRTGIFSMKNEYSSDYAKIYSVHLTNVIGGVASECRQCALAAVDSDSGCVPCPQGHYMLNGTGVCESCPSNTIIRPEQPIGKQACIPCGPNTYSNKGRSACMSDCTLALHHKGEMLNYDFSPLANVTGFQGIPRFTSKGLQYFHHFSVALCGTENRALASCLENVTESKRDVKGYICQSTVVPSEVRGQTVVSSQPFSIGDSLIGVTTDFKFDDISSLDGNFPVESELPDVIFYYRSRETTQACKNGRSTSIRLRCDPTVTLKNHVSLPSNCSEGTCDGCSFHFLWRSEYACPLCSERNIKEIVSACIQGIQRTTYVWQQPLGCTGGVSLPPQKISACVTLDFWLKFGVSIGTVAAILLITISCYFWKRTRKLQYKYSKLMMTAGDKECELPAADSCAIMEGEDAEDDLIYLSKKSFFTKIKSFSRERTSDGFDSVPLKSSAALEMEMN, from the exons atgtttttaagCCATGTGCTTTTCACTGTTGTCATTTTTTTGCTTCACTTACTTTTAACGAAGGCAACGGAATTACCCAGTTGCAAAGAG TCTGATTACCATTTTGAGTACACAGACTGTGATGTTTTGGGCTCTCGATGGAGAGTGGCGATACCCAACAAGCCTGAGACCTGCACTGGTTTACCTGATCCAGTCAAAGGCACCCATTGCA CGTTTAGCTGTAATGATGGCGAATTTCTGGACATGAGGACTCAAGAGTGTCAGAAGTGCGTCGCAGGGACCTATTCTCTTGGGACGGGTGTTGCTTTTGATGAGTGGGACACTTTGCCCACTGACTTTATAAGCCATGGCATTAGTATTAACTTTGGATACACTCACACAAATTGCTCCAA CTCAACATGGATCCCAAAAGGTGATTATATTGCCTCTAACACAGATGAGTGCACTTCAACTCTTTCCTATGCTGTGAGTCTAAAGAAGCCTGGATCTGTGTCCTTCCAGTACTTCTATCCTGACAATCGCATGTTTTTTGAGTTTTAT GTTCAGAATGACCAGTGTCAGTCTACAGAATCTCAACGTCGTTGGATGAAGATATCGGAAAGTGACTGGGATTATCATTat GTACAGCTGAATAGTGGTAACAATGTCTTGTACTGGAGAACAACAGGTTTCTCTATGGCTTCAAACACTGCCAAACCAGTTCTACTGAAGAACATTGCCATCTCAG GTGTCTCGTATACATCTGAATGCTTTCACTGTAAGCCTGGTACCTATAGTGATAAACCAGGGGCTGCCCGCTGTATCCCATGCTCTGCTAATTCTTACTCTAATAAGGGAGCCACTGCGTGCCAACCCTGTGAAGCAGACAAATATTCAG GAATTGGATCTGGAAGCTGTCTACAGCGACTGCCCTGCACAACAACTGATTACTTCTATACTCACACACCATGTGACTCCAGTGGTCAG aCGCAACTGATGTATAAGTGGATCGAGCCAAAAATCTGCAGTGAGACTGTGGAGGGGGCAGTGCAGCTTCCGGTCTCAGGGGAGATGATGGCCTGCCCTCCATGCAATCCAGGATTCTTCTCCAGCAACACCTGTGAACCCTGCCCACATGGCTTCTATTCCAATGGGACAG AATGTTCAGAGTGTCCTGCTGGAACAGAACCAGACgtgggttttgaatataaatgGTGGAACAAAATGCCCAGCAATATGAGGAGTTCAGTCTTCAGCTCAGAATACAGCAGCACTGAGAGGATGACAG GCTGGGAGGTTGCGGGTGAGTACATCTACACCACACCAAGCAATCAGGACTCTGACTACATGATGCTGACGCTCACAgtacctggatacag CCTGCCTCATTCCCTGAGTGAAGACAATGAGAGAGTTCAGCTTTCCAGAATAACATTTGTGTTTGAAACAAAGTGTACAGCCGATTGTAAACTGTATTTCCTGGCA GGGAAAAATGAATGGAGTAATATTGTGGAGAGTTGGCCTGGCACTATGGGGAAGCAATCCTACTCTTATCTTATTAAAAGCAACAACACTGTTAGTTTCACCTGGGCTTTTCAGCGCACTGGGATCTTCAGTATG AAAAATGAATACAGCTCTGACTATGCTAAGATCTACTCTGTTCACCTCACTAATGTGATTGGGGGTGTGGCTTCAGAGTGTCGTCAGTGTGCTCTGGCTGCCGTTGACTCTGACTCAGGCTGCGTGCCCTGCCCTCAAGGGCACTACATGCTGAATGGCACTGGAGTGTGTGAAAGCTGTCCCTCAAATACCATCATCAGGCCCGAGCAGCCAATCGGAAAGCAAGCCTGTATACCTTGCGGACCCAATACCTACAGTAATAAA GGCCGTTCTGCATGCATGAGTGACTGTACATTAGCACTGCATCATAAAGGAGAAATGCTGAATTATGATTTCTCTCCGCTGGCAAATGTCACAGGCTTCCAGGGCATCCCACGCTTCACCAGTAAAGGGCTGCAGTATTTCCACCATTTCAGTGTGGCGCTGTGTGGGACAGAA AACAGGGCTCTTGCATCCTGTTTGGAAAATGTGACTGAAAGCAAGAGGGATGTAAAAGGCTACATCTGTCAGTCTACTGTAGTGCCTTCTGAGGTCAGGGGTCAGACTGTTGTGTCCTCCCAGCCCTTCAGTATTGGAGATAGTTTAATCG GAGTGACTACTGACTTTAAATTTGATGACATCTCATCATTGGATGGCAACTTTCCTGTTGAATCAGAGTTGCCTGATGTCATATTCTACTACAG ATCTAGAGAAACTACACAAGCATGTAAAAATGGAAGATCTACCTCCATTAGGCTCCGATGTGATCCCACTGTAACACTGAAGAACCATGTTTCGCTTCCAAG TAACTGCTCCGAGGGCACCTGTGATGGCTGCTCCTTCCATTTCCTGTGGCGCTCCGAGTATGCCTGTCCTCTCTGCTCTGAGAGGAACATTAAGGAGATAGTGAGCGCTTGTATCCAAGGAATTCAG AGGACTACTTATGTGTGGCAGCAACCTCTGGGGTGTACAGGTGGGGTGTCACTGCCTCCTCAAAAGATCAGTGCCTGTGTGACACTAGACTTCTGGCTGAAGTTTGGTGTCTCAATCGGAACTGTTGCCGCAATATTGCTCATTACCATCAGCTGCTACTTCTGGAAAAGGACACGCAA GCTGCAGTATAAGTACTCAAAGCTAATGATGACTGCAGGAGATAAGGAGTGTGAACTTCCAGCTGCAGATAGCTGTGCCATCATGGAAGGAGAAGATGCAGAGGATGACCTCATCTACCTCTCCAAGAAGTCTTTCTTCACTAAGATCAAGTCCTTTTCCAGGGAG AGAACGTCAGATGGCTTTGATTCTGTTCCTCTAAAATCATCAGCTGCACTAGAGATGGAGATGAACTAG
- the LOC132114604 gene encoding endosome/lysosome-associated apoptosis and autophagy regulator 1-like isoform X2: MRTQECQKCVAGTYSLGTGVAFDEWDTLPTDFISHGISINFGYTHTNCSNSTWIPKGDYIASNTDECTSTLSYAVSLKKPGSVSFQYFYPDNRMFFEFYVQNDQCQSTESQRRWMKISESDWDYHYVQLNSGNNVLYWRTTGFSMASNTAKPVLLKNIAISGVSYTSECFHCKPGTYSDKPGAARCIPCSANSYSNKGATACQPCEADKYSGIGSGSCLQRLPCTTTDYFYTHTPCDSSGQTQLMYKWIEPKICSETVEGAVQLPVSGEMMACPPCNPGFFSSNTCEPCPHGFYSNGTECSECPAGTEPDVGFEYKWWNKMPSNMRSSVFSSEYSSTERMTGWEVAGEYIYTTPSNQDSDYMMLTLTVPGYSLPHSLSEDNERVQLSRITFVFETKCTADCKLYFLAGKNEWSNIVESWPGTMGKQSYSYLIKSNNTVSFTWAFQRTGIFSMKNEYSSDYAKIYSVHLTNVIGGVASECRQCALAAVDSDSGCVPCPQGHYMLNGTGVCESCPSNTIIRPEQPIGKQACIPCGPNTYSNKGRSACMSDCTLALHHKGEMLNYDFSPLANVTGFQGIPRFTSKGLQYFHHFSVALCGTENRALASCLENVTESKRDVKGYICQSTVVPSEVRGQTVVSSQPFSIGDSLIGVTTDFKFDDISSLDGNFPVESELPDVIFYYRSRETTQACKNGRSTSIRLRCDPTVTLKNHVSLPSNCSEGTCDGCSFHFLWRSEYACPLCSERNIKEIVSACIQGIQRTTYVWQQPLGCTGGVSLPPQKISACVTLDFWLKFGVSIGTVAAILLITISCYFWKRTRKLQYKYSKLMMTAGDKECELPAADSCAIMEGEDAEDDLIYLSKKSFFTKIKSFSRERTSDGFDSVPLKSSAALEMEMN, translated from the exons ATGAGGACTCAAGAGTGTCAGAAGTGCGTCGCAGGGACCTATTCTCTTGGGACGGGTGTTGCTTTTGATGAGTGGGACACTTTGCCCACTGACTTTATAAGCCATGGCATTAGTATTAACTTTGGATACACTCACACAAATTGCTCCAA CTCAACATGGATCCCAAAAGGTGATTATATTGCCTCTAACACAGATGAGTGCACTTCAACTCTTTCCTATGCTGTGAGTCTAAAGAAGCCTGGATCTGTGTCCTTCCAGTACTTCTATCCTGACAATCGCATGTTTTTTGAGTTTTAT GTTCAGAATGACCAGTGTCAGTCTACAGAATCTCAACGTCGTTGGATGAAGATATCGGAAAGTGACTGGGATTATCATTat GTACAGCTGAATAGTGGTAACAATGTCTTGTACTGGAGAACAACAGGTTTCTCTATGGCTTCAAACACTGCCAAACCAGTTCTACTGAAGAACATTGCCATCTCAG GTGTCTCGTATACATCTGAATGCTTTCACTGTAAGCCTGGTACCTATAGTGATAAACCAGGGGCTGCCCGCTGTATCCCATGCTCTGCTAATTCTTACTCTAATAAGGGAGCCACTGCGTGCCAACCCTGTGAAGCAGACAAATATTCAG GAATTGGATCTGGAAGCTGTCTACAGCGACTGCCCTGCACAACAACTGATTACTTCTATACTCACACACCATGTGACTCCAGTGGTCAG aCGCAACTGATGTATAAGTGGATCGAGCCAAAAATCTGCAGTGAGACTGTGGAGGGGGCAGTGCAGCTTCCGGTCTCAGGGGAGATGATGGCCTGCCCTCCATGCAATCCAGGATTCTTCTCCAGCAACACCTGTGAACCCTGCCCACATGGCTTCTATTCCAATGGGACAG AATGTTCAGAGTGTCCTGCTGGAACAGAACCAGACgtgggttttgaatataaatgGTGGAACAAAATGCCCAGCAATATGAGGAGTTCAGTCTTCAGCTCAGAATACAGCAGCACTGAGAGGATGACAG GCTGGGAGGTTGCGGGTGAGTACATCTACACCACACCAAGCAATCAGGACTCTGACTACATGATGCTGACGCTCACAgtacctggatacag CCTGCCTCATTCCCTGAGTGAAGACAATGAGAGAGTTCAGCTTTCCAGAATAACATTTGTGTTTGAAACAAAGTGTACAGCCGATTGTAAACTGTATTTCCTGGCA GGGAAAAATGAATGGAGTAATATTGTGGAGAGTTGGCCTGGCACTATGGGGAAGCAATCCTACTCTTATCTTATTAAAAGCAACAACACTGTTAGTTTCACCTGGGCTTTTCAGCGCACTGGGATCTTCAGTATG AAAAATGAATACAGCTCTGACTATGCTAAGATCTACTCTGTTCACCTCACTAATGTGATTGGGGGTGTGGCTTCAGAGTGTCGTCAGTGTGCTCTGGCTGCCGTTGACTCTGACTCAGGCTGCGTGCCCTGCCCTCAAGGGCACTACATGCTGAATGGCACTGGAGTGTGTGAAAGCTGTCCCTCAAATACCATCATCAGGCCCGAGCAGCCAATCGGAAAGCAAGCCTGTATACCTTGCGGACCCAATACCTACAGTAATAAA GGCCGTTCTGCATGCATGAGTGACTGTACATTAGCACTGCATCATAAAGGAGAAATGCTGAATTATGATTTCTCTCCGCTGGCAAATGTCACAGGCTTCCAGGGCATCCCACGCTTCACCAGTAAAGGGCTGCAGTATTTCCACCATTTCAGTGTGGCGCTGTGTGGGACAGAA AACAGGGCTCTTGCATCCTGTTTGGAAAATGTGACTGAAAGCAAGAGGGATGTAAAAGGCTACATCTGTCAGTCTACTGTAGTGCCTTCTGAGGTCAGGGGTCAGACTGTTGTGTCCTCCCAGCCCTTCAGTATTGGAGATAGTTTAATCG GAGTGACTACTGACTTTAAATTTGATGACATCTCATCATTGGATGGCAACTTTCCTGTTGAATCAGAGTTGCCTGATGTCATATTCTACTACAG ATCTAGAGAAACTACACAAGCATGTAAAAATGGAAGATCTACCTCCATTAGGCTCCGATGTGATCCCACTGTAACACTGAAGAACCATGTTTCGCTTCCAAG TAACTGCTCCGAGGGCACCTGTGATGGCTGCTCCTTCCATTTCCTGTGGCGCTCCGAGTATGCCTGTCCTCTCTGCTCTGAGAGGAACATTAAGGAGATAGTGAGCGCTTGTATCCAAGGAATTCAG AGGACTACTTATGTGTGGCAGCAACCTCTGGGGTGTACAGGTGGGGTGTCACTGCCTCCTCAAAAGATCAGTGCCTGTGTGACACTAGACTTCTGGCTGAAGTTTGGTGTCTCAATCGGAACTGTTGCCGCAATATTGCTCATTACCATCAGCTGCTACTTCTGGAAAAGGACACGCAA GCTGCAGTATAAGTACTCAAAGCTAATGATGACTGCAGGAGATAAGGAGTGTGAACTTCCAGCTGCAGATAGCTGTGCCATCATGGAAGGAGAAGATGCAGAGGATGACCTCATCTACCTCTCCAAGAAGTCTTTCTTCACTAAGATCAAGTCCTTTTCCAGGGAG AGAACGTCAGATGGCTTTGATTCTGTTCCTCTAAAATCATCAGCTGCACTAGAGATGGAGATGAACTAG
- the LOC132114605 gene encoding protein CFAP276-like isoform X1 — translation MPQERDPFPFPRYENDYTFRGSEETQKLPYDKPTHIAQNDEPWGRLHNTTTQASSRRQVFHYDTTAPKDSLDIHLKSTYDHHLGLFQNKNKTVTQKETIALDNGTLKNKESEDSVCETENKGMRVWIDTQKASIYSIKGSIESHHTASTNRGYSRKHDGGFYST, via the exons ATGCCTCAAGAACGAGATCCTTTCCCATTCCCGCGATATGAGAACGATTATACATTTAGAGGGAGTGAGGAAACTCAG AAACTACCATACGACAAGCCGACCCATATCGCACAAAATGACGAACCCTGGGGGAGACTCCACAACACGACAACACAGGCCAGCTCGCGTCGACAAGTCTTTCATTATGATACTACA GCACCAAAGGACAGTCTGGACATTCATCTAAAATCGACATACGATCATCATCTAGGATTAtttcagaacaaaaataaaaccgtGACGCAGAAGGAAACTATTGCATTGGATAATGG GACACTGAAAAACAAAGAATCAGAAGATTCAGTGTGTGAAACTGAAAACAAAGGGATGAGAGTGTGGATCGACACCCAGAAGGCgtctatatacagtattaaagGGTCCATAG AGTCTCACCATACAGCCTCTACAAACCGAGGTTATTCTCGTAAGCATGATGGCGGCTTTTACTCAACGTAA
- the LOC132114605 gene encoding protein CFAP276-like isoform X2 yields MRTIIHLEGKLPYDKPTHIAQNDEPWGRLHNTTTQASSRRQVFHYDTTAPKDSLDIHLKSTYDHHLGLFQNKNKTVTQKETIALDNGTLKNKESEDSVCETENKGMRVWIDTQKASIYSIKGSIESHHTASTNRGYSRKHDGGFYST; encoded by the exons ATGAGAACGATTATACATTTAGAGGGA AAACTACCATACGACAAGCCGACCCATATCGCACAAAATGACGAACCCTGGGGGAGACTCCACAACACGACAACACAGGCCAGCTCGCGTCGACAAGTCTTTCATTATGATACTACA GCACCAAAGGACAGTCTGGACATTCATCTAAAATCGACATACGATCATCATCTAGGATTAtttcagaacaaaaataaaaccgtGACGCAGAAGGAAACTATTGCATTGGATAATGG GACACTGAAAAACAAAGAATCAGAAGATTCAGTGTGTGAAACTGAAAACAAAGGGATGAGAGTGTGGATCGACACCCAGAAGGCgtctatatacagtattaaagGGTCCATAG AGTCTCACCATACAGCCTCTACAAACCGAGGTTATTCTCGTAAGCATGATGGCGGCTTTTACTCAACGTAA
- the LOC132114606 gene encoding protein FAM107B-like: MLDLNTTKKQSTVCVEHQGFRHNGKDNIVCHPPESQESTDSGYEFIQLRKLNGSPGESPSYQNLHKELLLCHKRGLLLEEKPELQRVLQQRRLDLHREQELALRPPSDLEQELRKRQQKLQEYEIEEQSRIEDEKNVPEFVRVKENLRRLRLTE, translated from the exons ATGCTGGACCTGAACACAACAAAAAAGCAATCAACTGTGTGCGTGGAG cACCAAGGATTCAGACATAACGGAAAAG ATAATATTGTGTGTCATCCTCCTGAGTCCCAGGAAAGCACAGACAGTGGATACGAGTTCATTCAGCTCAGGAAACTGAATGGCTCACCCGGCGAGAGTCCCAGTTACCAGAATCTCCACAAGGAACTTCTGCTCTGCCACAAGAG aggCCTGTTGTTGGAGGAGAAACCAGAATTGCAGCGCGTGTTACAGCAAAGGAGGCTTGACCTGCACAGAGAGCAGGAACTTGCCCTCCGACCTCCCTCTGACCTGGAACAAGAGCTCCGTAAGAGACAGCAGAAACTGCAGGAG TATGAGATTGAGGAACAGAGCCGTATAGAGGATGAGAAAAACGTTCCAGAATTTGTACGAGTGAAAGAGAATCTGCGTCGCTTACGGTTGACAGAATAA